GTGTCGATCAGTCGCGGCCCGTCCGCACTCACCTGCAGCGACGCCGCGCCGCTGACGACACCGAGGCGCCTGCGGTACTCGACGACGGCGTCGGTGAGGGCCGGGACCGCGTCGACGGCCTTGCGCCCTCGGATCTCCCGGCCCGGTACGGCGAGGACCACCACGTCCGCGTCCCGGGCCAGTGCCTCCACGAACAGGGCGTCGAACAGGTCGCCGGGGCGGAGCGTGAGGTGTTCGCCGGGAGTGAGGCCGTCGGTGTCGCGCGCGACGGCGATGACGTCGTAGCCGCGAGCGAGTGCTTCGGCGGTGATGTGTCCGCCGGCGAATCCGGTGGCCCCGATGACGGCGATGGTGGTCATTCCCCGAT
This genomic interval from Rhodococcus triatomae contains the following:
- a CDS encoding NAD(P)-dependent oxidoreductase — translated: MTTIAVIGATGFAGGHITAEALARGYDVIAVARDTDGLTPGEHLTLRPGDLFDALFVEALARDADVVVLAVPGREIRGRKAVDAVPALTDAVVEYRRRLGVVSGAASLQVSADGPRLIDTPDFPDEYRPEALGTWAVLDELERTLENVNWFAVSPSAVFGRDQDVPARGTYRLGGDVLLTEPDGNSSIAGADFATAFVDEIASPTHYRERFTVGY